The Intrasporangium calvum DSM 43043 sequence GGCGCCGACCGCCTCGGCGTCGAAGGCATCGCAGCCGACGCCGTAGACGGTGTCCGTCGGCAGGACGACGAGCCGCCCGGTGCGGATCGCCTGGGCGGCTGCCGCCATGCCCTCGGCGCGGCCCGTTGGATCGGTGCAGTCGTAGCGCTCAGTCACGCGGCAGAGCCTACTTGGAGACGCGTCGATGCCGTATGCCGCTGGGCTGGGTCCGCGGGTCAGCACGGTCCCGGCCCAGCGGTCTCCGCGAGGGGTCGGTCACATGCCGTCGAAGGCCTGCTTGGCGCCGGGGTGGAGGGGGATCGGGTCGGTCTGGGGGCCGTTCTCCTTGGTGAACTCCTTGCCCGAGGGGTGGACCTTGGCCAGCTCATCGCTGCTGCCCCACAGGAGCTTGACGATGCCGCAGGCGTTGCCGGTCGGGAAGTCCTCACGGACGAGCAGGACGTTGGGCACGACGATGGTCTTGACGTCGGCGTCCAGGCCGTAGGTCGCGGCGGGAATCGCACCCTCGGTGTAGACGGCGTTGATCTCCCTCATCTTGGGCAGGGTGGGCGTGATGTCGATGAACTCGACCGCGTCCTTCTGCGACGTGAAGAGGTCGGTGAGGGCCGGCGTCGGCAGGCCGCCGGACCAGACGAACCCGTCGATCGAGCCGTCCTTCATGCCGTCGACCGTCTTGCCGAGCTCGAGGCGCTGGGCCTGGACGTCCGTGTTGATGTCGAGGCCGGCGGACTGGAGCAGGCGGGTCGCGATGACCTCGGTGCCGGACTTCGGCGAGCCCGTGGAGATCCGCTTGCCCCGCATGTCCTCCAGGCTCTTGATCCCGGAGTCCTTGCGCACGACGACCTGCGTGTAGTTCGAGTGGATGCGCCCCAGGGCCTGGATCTGCTGCGGCTCGGTGAACGCGCCCTTGCCCGCGATGGCGTCCGCCGCGGTGTCGGCGAGCGAGAATGCGATGTCGTACTGGCCGCCGGCGAGCTGCTGGATGTTCTGGACCGAGGCGCCGGTCTCCGCGGCGGTGGCCTTGAGCGGCGACTTCGAGCTGAGCAGGCTGGCGATGCCGCCGCCGAGGACGTAGTAGACGCCGGTGCTGTTGCCGGTGGCGATGGTGACCTGCCCGGCGGAGATCTCGCAGGCGTCGCTGCCGGCTGTGCCGCCGGCTGCGGGCTCCTGCGTCTGCTTGCCACCGCAGGCGCTGAGGGCGAGGCCGGCGATGACGAGTGCTCCGACGGCGGTCGTGAGACGGCGACGCGGGGTGGGACTCGTGATGGGTGTCATGACAGCTCCTTTGCTGCGTGGGCGGGTGATGAAGGTCGGTTCGTGGGTCGACTGCGGAGGAGGTTGATGGCGATGGCGACGGCGAGGAAGCTGAGGCCGATGGCGATGGTGACCGGCTGGAGGAAGAGCAGGAGGGCTGCGGCCGGCACGCAGAGGGCCCGCTCGACCGGCGAGGCTGCGTGCACGAGCCAGCCTCCGGTGACCGCCGCGAGGGCCGCGACGGCGACCATCGAGACGGCGGTCGTCCAGGCGACGTCGAGGAGCGGTCCCTGCAGCAGCAGGTGCGACCCGTTCTCCGTCATGACGAAGGCAAGCGGTGCGAGGAAGGCCGGGAGGGTGTACTTGGCCGCCTGCCACATCGTGCGGATCGTGTCTCCCCCGGTGATGGCCGCCGACGCAACAGCAGCCAGCGCGGTGGGAGGAGAGACCTCGGAGAGGACGGCGTAGTAGAAGATGAACATCGCCGTCTCCGGGCCGCTGACGCCGAGAGACTGGAGCGCCGGGCCGATCACGACCCAGCTGATGATGAATGAGGCGGTGACCGGCACGGCGAGCCCGAGCACGATGATCGCGACCGCGGAGAGCACGGCGGTGACGACGATGACAATGGCCGGGTTGTCGCTGACCGCGTTCGCGGCCTGCACGAGCAGGCTGGCCAGGTTCTGGCCGAGGCCCGTCTTGACGATGACCGACGTGATGATCCCGGCCGCGGCGCAGACGGCCGCGATCGGCAGCACCGACCGCGCTCCGGTCGACAGTGCGCGGTAGAGCTCGCCGGCATAGGTGCCGAGCGCCCGCGCCCGCGGCTGTTCCGCGGCATCGGGGTCGAGAGGGTCTCGCCCCGAGACGAGTCGCTCGACGAGGCCGACGACTCCCGCGAGCAGGGTCGAGTAGACCACCGCCTTGAACGGCGGCACCCCGAGGGCGAGGAACACGACGATCACGCCGAGGGAGGCCAGGTGGTAGCCGAAGCGCAGGAGCAGCCACCACGGGTTCTGGCGCGGCACCTCGACGGCGTTGACCCCGAACCGCCGGGCGTCGATCTCCACGGCGAGCACGATGCCCAGGTAGTAGAGCAGAGTTGGGACAGTTGCCCAGAGCAGCACCTGCAGGTAGTTCGTCGACAGGTACTCCGCGATGATGAAGGCGGCGGCGCCCAGGGTCGGGGGCGACAGGATCGCGCCGATGCCGGCGGCGGCGAGCATGCCACCGGCGTTCTCCTTGGGATAGCCGGCGCGCTTGAGGATCGGCCAGGCGACCGCGCCGAGGCTGACCGCCGTCGCCGTGCCGGAGCCCGACACCGTGCCGAGGAGGAACCCGCTCAGCGTGACGGTGCGGCCCGGAGCCGTGCGGGACTGGCCGAAGAGGGAGAAGCTGAAGTTGATGAAGAACCGGCCTGCGCCAGTGGCGTCGAGGACGGCGCCGTAGATCGTGAAAAGCACGATGTAGGTCGCGGCGACGTCGAGCGGTACCCCGTAGAAACCCGACTGGTCGTTGTAGAAGCCGTTGATGATCTGGTCGAAGTCGATGCCGGCATGGGAGATGGGCCAGCCGATCGGCAGGAACCCGCCGTAGTAGGCATAGGCGAAGAAGGCCAGCGCGACGATCGGCAGCACCGGGCCGGTCGTGCGGCGGGTCGCCTCGAGGATGAGGACGGTGAGCAGCGCCCCCATGAGGACGTCGACCGTCGTGAGCTGGCCCTGCCGGTCGAGGAAGGCGTTGAAGCCGCCGCCGCTGTCACCGAGCTGAACCGGCAGCACGGGATAGAGCGTCACCGCGAGAGCGACGAGGGTCAACGCCCAGTCGAGCGGCCCGGGGTGGTCGAGGGGCCCTCGGTCGCCGGGGGCCCGCTTGCGTGGCCGATAGGTGACGAAGACGAGCGGCAGGACAAAGCCCAGGAAGAGCATGAGGTAGAACTGGTTGCCCTGCCGGAGCGGCGCGAAGACCTGGACGAGGACGAATACCGAGATCAGGAACGAGATGAGCACGACTCCGGCGTCGAGCCGCGGGCCCAGCCGGCGCTGCGGTCGCTCCTCGTCGAACTCCGAGATGAGGAAGTCGACGTCGACGACGTCGTCTCGCGCCGCTGGCTCGAGACCGGAGGCGCCCGGTGTCACCGCTCCTTCGTGGGACATGACGGGACGATTTCACGGGAAGCACCTCGACGGGCGACTTGTGAACCTCACATCTTGGCCACGGATGGCACCGCACCGGCAGGACGAGGAGCGTTGCCTCAGGCTCGACGGGCCGCAGTCACCCGGGGCCGGCCGGAGAGGTCCACGTGGTCGACGACGAACGACCACTGACCCGTGCTGAGCAGCCGGGCGGGCAGCGACTCCCCCTGGGTGTCGGCGTGCTCCATGAGGAGCAGGCCTCCCGGCCCCAGCAGCTCCGCCGCGGCGGCCGCGACCCGGAGCGGGATCGCCAGGCCGTCCTCGCTGCCACCGTAGAGGGCCACCTCCGGGTCGTGGTCGCGCACCTCGGGATCGACGGGGACGGCGTCGGACGGGATGTACGGCGGGTTGGCCGTGACGAGGTCGACGCTGCCCGACCAGTCCGGGATGGCCGGCTCGGTCGCGTCGCCCTGCA is a genomic window containing:
- a CDS encoding TAXI family TRAP transporter solute-binding subunit; this encodes MTPITSPTPRRRLTTAVGALVIAGLALSACGGKQTQEPAAGGTAGSDACEISAGQVTIATGNSTGVYYVLGGGIASLLSSKSPLKATAAETGASVQNIQQLAGGQYDIAFSLADTAADAIAGKGAFTEPQQIQALGRIHSNYTQVVVRKDSGIKSLEDMRGKRISTGSPKSGTEVIATRLLQSAGLDINTDVQAQRLELGKTVDGMKDGSIDGFVWSGGLPTPALTDLFTSQKDAVEFIDITPTLPKMREINAVYTEGAIPAATYGLDADVKTIVVPNVLLVREDFPTGNACGIVKLLWGSSDELAKVHPSGKEFTKENGPQTDPIPLHPGAKQAFDGM
- a CDS encoding TRAP transporter permease is translated as MSHEGAVTPGASGLEPAARDDVVDVDFLISEFDEERPQRRLGPRLDAGVVLISFLISVFVLVQVFAPLRQGNQFYLMLFLGFVLPLVFVTYRPRKRAPGDRGPLDHPGPLDWALTLVALAVTLYPVLPVQLGDSGGGFNAFLDRQGQLTTVDVLMGALLTVLILEATRRTTGPVLPIVALAFFAYAYYGGFLPIGWPISHAGIDFDQIINGFYNDQSGFYGVPLDVAATYIVLFTIYGAVLDATGAGRFFINFSFSLFGQSRTAPGRTVTLSGFLLGTVSGSGTATAVSLGAVAWPILKRAGYPKENAGGMLAAAGIGAILSPPTLGAAAFIIAEYLSTNYLQVLLWATVPTLLYYLGIVLAVEIDARRFGVNAVEVPRQNPWWLLLRFGYHLASLGVIVVFLALGVPPFKAVVYSTLLAGVVGLVERLVSGRDPLDPDAAEQPRARALGTYAGELYRALSTGARSVLPIAAVCAAAGIITSVIVKTGLGQNLASLLVQAANAVSDNPAIVIVVTAVLSAVAIIVLGLAVPVTASFIISWVVIGPALQSLGVSGPETAMFIFYYAVLSEVSPPTALAAVASAAITGGDTIRTMWQAAKYTLPAFLAPLAFVMTENGSHLLLQGPLLDVAWTTAVSMVAVAALAAVTGGWLVHAASPVERALCVPAAALLLFLQPVTIAIGLSFLAVAIAINLLRSRPTNRPSSPAHAAKELS